AAGAAGTCATGGCATAGTCAAAAAAAGACTTTGGGATAGCGATATGATTGAACTAGGTTATAATTATCGTTTGAGTGATGTGGCCTGTGCTTTGGGTATAAATCAACTTAAAAAACTTGATAATATGCTAGAAAAAAGAGAAATAATCACAAGTTTTTATGATAAAGAGTTTGAAAAAAATCCTTATTTTAGCATCATAAAAATCAAAGATTATAAAAAAAGCTCGAGACATTTATATCCTATTTTGCTTTTCCCTGAATTTTATTGCCAAAAAGAAATTATTTTTGAGAAATTATTAAATTTAGGCATAGGCGTGCAAGTGCATTACAAGCCTACTTATGAGTTTAGTTATTATAAAAGTTTATATGGAAATTTATTTTTAGAAAATGCGGATAATTTTTATAAAGCTGAACTTAGCATACCCGCTCATCAAGAAATGAGCTTAAAAGATGCGCAATTTGTTAAAGACAGTTTATTCAAGATTTTAGAAGAAACTAAAAAGGGTTGTTGTGAATAAAAGTATGTATGAGTTAGCTTGCGAGCTTTTTCCTATATGTAGGAGTATCACAGGTGAGGGTTTTAGACAAAGTTTAAAAATACTTGATGAAGCCATGGGGGGGGGTATATTAAAAATTCACTCTATAGCAAGCGGAAGTAAAGTTTTTGACTGGGAAGTACCTGCTGAATGGGAAATAAACGATGCTTTTATCATCACTCCAAATGGAGAAAAAATTTGTGACTTTAAGCAAAATAATTTACATGTGTTAAACTACAGCGAAGGTATAAATGATGAAATCTCACTAGATGAGCTACAAGAGCATTTATACTCTATAGAAGATTATCCAGATGCTATACCTTATGTAACAAGCTATTATAAAAGACGATGGGGTTTTTGTATAAAACACAAAGATAGAGTTAAACTAAAAGAAGGAAAATACAAAGTTTTCATAGATGCAAAACACCATGAAAATGGGGTTTTAAACTATGCTGACTTACTCATACCTAGTACACAAGATGCAAAAGATGAAATTTTAATTTCAAGTTATCTTTGTCACCCATCTATGGCAAATAACGAGCTAAGCAGTCCTATAGTAGCTACATTTTTAGCTAAATGGCTTTTAGGATTAGAAGAGAGAAAATATAATTATCGTTTTATTTTTACCCCTGAAACCATAGGAAGTATAGTTTATCTTAGCAAACATTTAAAGCATTTACAAAAATATACCAAAGCAGGCTTTGCGCTCTCTTGCATAGGTGATGATAATGCTTATTCACTCATTCACACCCCAAGTGAAAATACTCTAGCAGATAAAGTAGCTTTGTATACTTTAAAAGAAAAAAATAATTTTAAAGAATTTAGCTTTTTAGATAGAGGTGGCAATGAAAGACAATTTTGCGCACCTTTAGTAAATTTACCTGTTGTAGGAGTTTGCAGGACTAGATTTGGTGATTATAAAGAATACCATACTAGTAAAGATGACTTAAATTTCATTAGCGAAGAAGGGTTACAAGGTGGATTAAAAGCTATGCAAGAAATCATCATGAATTTAGAAGTCAATGAAATTTATCAAAACACAATTTTTTGCGAACCCAATTTAGGGAAAAGAGACTTATATCATACTATCAATACTTCTTTGACAAATAGTCAAATTCCAACTTCTTGTAACTTTTTAGCTTACTGTGATGGACAAAATGATGTTTTAGATATAGCCTTAAAGATTAATATACAAGCTTATGAATTAAAAGATTTAATAGAAAAATTAAAATTTCATAAACTCATTCAAACTAAAAATATTTATAAAGGAATACAATGAAATACATTTCTTATACTTTTTCTAAAAATAACATTAGTTTTTACATTTTTAATTTTAGTATTTTTGAATATAAAAAGATTTCTAGCTATACTTTGCAAAACACAGTAAAATCTACAAAAATAAAATTAAAATTTTTTAATATTCCGATATATAATGGTAATCATATTACACTATATCCAAGCACCCTTTTGGATACCCTTTTAGATACTCTATATAAAAATTTTATATTCAAACAATGGAATCAATCTTTTCCTATGCAAAAAAATGTTGGTAATACTATCAACAATGATCCTGATATTGATAAAAAAATTTTTAATCTTTGTAAAAACCTAGATATACCAAGTAAACAATGTGTCTGTAAAATTATCAATCGATTAAAAAATATTGATAAAAATCCTAATTATCAAATTAACTATTCTGATGAGGAAAAAAACGAATTAAGTAAAATCACAAATTCATTTTTTACCAATATATTTAAAGTAAAAAATAATATATGGTGCTACAATGGATATTTCTTACCTATTAAACAATTTGAAATATCTGTATTTTGGCATAAACATGGAATGCATATTTTCAATAAAAAAACACTCGATAGAATTAAACATCAAGATATAATTGATGTAGGTGGATTTATAGGCGATAGTGCAATAATTTTCGAACAAGAATTCACTGAAAAATTTGTATATACTTTCGAAGCATCTGAAAAAAATTATAGCTTAATGCTAAAAACACTTGAACTAAATAAAAGCCAAAGAATTAAACCAATAAAAAAAGCTCTTGGTAGTAAAAACGAAACTTTGAGTTTGAATATATCAGGGTATAGTTCAAGTTTCAAATATAATGATCATTCGACAGAAAATGAACAAGTTGAAATTGTCAGTTTGGATTCATATATTCAAAATAACGACATAAACATAGGATTAATTAAAGTTGATATAGAGGGTTTTGAGCAAGAATTTTTAAAGGGTGCTTTACATACAATTAAAAAACATAAACCTGCTATGATTATTAGTATTTATCATAATTATGAAGATTTTTTTGAAATTAAAAATCTTATAGATTCTTGGAATTTAGGATATTCTTTTAAAATTTACAAACCAATTGATTTTTATGTTAGTCTTGAAACATGTCTATATTGTGAAATCATAAAAGATCAAGGTTTTTTCCATGATAACACACATCAATGATTTTTTACAAGAAAGCGTTGCTAAATTTGGCAACAAAAATGCTTTTGTTGAGTTTAATGGTAAAAGTATAAGCTATAAGGAATTTGATGATTTAAGTAAAAAAATAGCGAGTGAAATTCTTTCTAAACTTCCTACAAAAAGCACACAAGAGCCTATATTAATCATACTTCCTAAAGGGATTGATTGCTTGCTTTCTTTTTTTGGTGTGGCAAAAAGTGGAAATTTTTATACACTTTTAGATGAAAAAAGTCCTAAAGAACGTGTAGAAAAGGTTATAGAAGTTTTAAAACCTAAACTTTTAATCACCTCTAAAAGATTAAATTTAGATTTCAATCTTGATACTATTTTTACGGAAGATTTTGAAACTTTTAGTATAGATGAAAAAGCTTTAGAAAAAGCTTTAAATGATCATATAGATACAAATTTACTTTATGTACTTTTTACAAGTGGAAGTACAGGGACTCCAAAAGGGGTAAGTATAAATCATAAAAGTGTTATTGATTATACTTTTTGGGTATGCGAGACTTTTAAACTAAGTCATGAAGATATATTTGCCAATCAAGCACCATTTTACTTTGATAATAGCGTTTTAGATATTTTCTCATCCATAAAAACAGGAATCACTTTGCATTTGCTACCAAATCATCTTTTTGCTTTTCCAAATAAAGTTTTAGAGTATTTAGAGCAAGAAAAAATAACAACAATTTTTTGGGTGCCTTCTGTGCTGATTTATTTTGCAAATACACATGCATTAGAAAACAAAACGCTTTATATTAATAAAATCTTATTTGCTGGTGAAATTATGCCAAACAAACAACTCAACATTTGGCGTAAATATCTTCCTAATGCTTTATTTGCTAATCTTTATGGACCTACTGAAATTACAGTTGATTGCTCTTTTTACATAATTGATAGACAATTTAGTGATGATGAACTTTTGCCTATAGGCAAAGCTTGTAAAAATACTCAGCTTTTAGTCTTTGATGAAAATTTAAATTTAATTACCCCAAATCAAGTAGGAATTAAAGGTGAGCTTTATGTAAGAGGAACTTGCCTTTCTTTAGGGTATTACAACGATAAGGAAAAAACTAAACAAGCTTTTGTACAAAATCCTTTGCATGATAATTATCTAGACTTGCTTTATAAAACAGGTGATGTGGTAGCTTATAATGATTTTGGCGAACTTTTATGCTATGGAAGAATAGATCATCAAATCAAGTATATGGGTCACCGCATAGAACTTGGAGAGATAGAAAGTATTATAAATTCTCATGAGAATGTAAGAAATTGTGCTTGTATTTTTAAAGAAGAAATTATTTGTTTTTATGAAAGCAAGGAAGAGTTGGATTTTAAAAACTTTTTAAAAGATAAACTCCCTGCCTACATGATACCTAAGAAATTTGTTAAAATAGAACAATTTGCTTTAAATGCAAATGGAAAGATTGATAGGAAGGTTTTGAATGGAAGTATTTAAAAACTTTTTACAAACATATAAAAATGGTTTTTTATTGCATAATTGTTATGAAAGTATTGAATATTTTCTAGAAAAGGCAAAAGATGGAAATTTCTTGCTTGAAGAAGAAAATAAAAACTATTTCTTTTATAACAACAAGGCATTATTTTTTTTTCTCAATGAATATAAAAAATTTTTCCTTAAAAATTCCTATATAAGAATTTTAGGAAAAAATGAAAATTATTTCTTAAAATATAAAAATTTTTTACAATTAAATAATTTTAGACCTTATCATTTCTTGCAACAAATGACTTTAAAAAACAAACAACCTACTTTAAATACCTATGATTTTATTCAAAAACCACAAAAACATGATCTAGATGATATTTATAATTTTTTTATTAGTTTTTTTGATAACAAATACTTGTTTTGTTTTTCAAAAAAGGATTTATTAATACATCTAGATAATATCTTAATTTACAAAGAAAATAACACCATATGTGGTGGATTGTTTTATTCGCGGATGTTGAATAATGCTGTATTGGAATTTATTGCTGTAAAACCTAATCTAAAATATAAAAATGTTGCTTATGCTTTGCTATGTCATTTTTTCAAAGAAAATGAAAATGTTAATTTTTATAAACTATTCGCGGATAAAAAAAATTCAAAAGCTATTAATTTTTACACTCGGTCAGGTTTTACTTTTACAGAAACTCAAGCTCGATTTTATAGAAATTTCTGATGAATTTTAACCAAATAATTATAATAGGAAAAGGCAAAGTTGCTATTAATTGCCATAAAATTATCTGCGATATATTTTCATCTAAAAAAATATTTTTTTATAACAGTGATTTTAAAGATGATGAGTTTTTTAATAGAATAAGTAACTCTTTGATTATTAGCGCGAACAACGCATATATATTTAAAGAAAAATGTATACAAAATAATATCATCATCAACTATCATAATTCACTACTTCCAAAATACAAAGGAAGAAATGCACATATATGGGCTATATGGAATCAAGAAAACACAACTGGAATCACTTGGCATAAGGTTGATTGCACTATAGATACAGGAGATATTATCTTGCAAAAAGAGATAACAATAAATAACTCGCTAACAGCTATAAAACTACTCCAAATACAGCAGAATTTAGCCATTAATTCTTTTAAAGAATGTTTGGCAAATATGAAAAAATCTTATCCTCAACCCAAAATTAATTCTATATCTACGGGGGGGGGGATTTATAAAATGAAAGAATTACCCAACAATGGTTTATTAGATATATCTTGGAATATTCCAACCATAGAAAGATTTTTAAAAGCAATGGATAATGGCAATCTAACCCCTAAAGCCAAAATAAAAATAAACGATATAGTGTATAATATTTCATTTTATGAAATAAACCATCTTGAAATAATTCTATTTTTAAGTAATAATATGAAAATAATTTTTCAAAAAAAGGAATACAATGCAACAAATACAAGAATTTTTTAATAAAATAGACAGAAGTGATATAAACAAAACTATGCAAAATTTACTTAGCAATGATATAATAGATAGTATAGACATTATGGCTTTAGTAGCTGAGATAGAAAAACACTATAAAAAACCCCTAAAAGCAGAGTTTATCAAAGCTGAAAATTTTGAAAATTTTGAAAGTATTAAAAAAATGATAGAAGAGGCGATGAAATAATGCAAGCCTTGTTTAAACATAATGACAAAATATTTTACAAACATGACTTAATCCAAGCTCTAAAAAAACTAGGTATAAAAAAGGGTGATATAATATGTATTCACAGTGAAATTTACAACTTAGGTATTCCTTTAGCAGATAACAAAATTTTACTTCAACAAATTTTAGAATCTTTCGAGGAGGTTGTAGGATCTGATGGAACGATTATAATGCCAACTTTTACTTATAGTTTCTGCAATAAAGAAATTTATGACAAAGTTAATTCTATAACGAAAATTGGTATATTAAATGAGTTTTTTAGAAAACAAAAAGATGTTAAACGCACTAATGATCCCATATTTTCCTTTGCTATTAAAGGAGCTAAAGAAGAATTATTTTTAAAAGATACTGAAAGTTGCTTTGGTGTAAATTCTGTTTATGATATACTAACAAAAAATGCAGGTAAACTTATTTTTTTTGGAAACTGGGAACTTGAAGGCATGACATACTTCCACTACCTTGAAGAACTTGCGCAAGTATCATATAGATATTATAAATTATTTTCGGGTAAAATAGCAGATGAAAACGGAATGGTCAAAGAATGGAATATCAACTTTTATTGCAGAAACACTAAAAAAAACTCAATAGCATCGTTAAAAATTGTTCTTAATTTATTAAGTTGTAAGAATAAAATCAATATAATTAAATATGCTGGTGCAACAATAAGTTTGATGAATATAATAGATATTTACAAAGAATGTTTAAAAAAACTAAAAGATGATGAAACTTTTTTTTTAGAAAAGAAATAAAGATGAGAATAAATTTTAAAAATGCAAAAATTTCGGCACTGGTTACCATTATACCTGAAATTCAAATAAATATTGATGATGAATTAAACACCACATACAATGGAGATAAAAAAAAACTTGATCGCATAAAAAATGCTATGGGTTTACAATATAAACACATAGTTAATAATAAAACCTCTGTAAGTGATTTATCTCAGTATGGTGTAAAATTACTATGCGATGAATATGAATTAGACAAAAATACTATTGATGCTATAGTAGTTATAACTCAAACACCAGATTTTTTTATACCAGCTACCGCTTGTTATCTTCACGGTAAGCTTGAATTGCCTCAAACAACCCTGGCTTTTGATATCAATCAATCATGTACGGGTTTTGTATATGGGCTTTATATTCTTTTTTCTATGATTGAAAATGGTGGTTGCAAAAGAATTTTAATGATTTGTGGCGATATTGGAAGTCAATTAGATAATAAAACAAATAATAAAAGTACCAAAATAATAGGTGATGGAGTTAGTGTTAGCTTATTAGAGTTAAGTAATCATTCATGCGAAAGTTTTTTTGAATTAGGAGTCGATGGAAAGAACATGGAATACCTTTTTGTTCCCTATGGTGCGTTTAAAAGACCCACAAAGCATATGTTTAATGACACAGAGTGGTTTAATAAACAGAACAAAGAAATTTACATGAACGGTCTTGAAATTTTTAATTTTGCCACACAAAAAGAACCAGAAGCCTTTAAGTCCATACTTAACTATGCCAACTGTACTAAAAATGAACTTGACTATATTTTTTTCCATCAAGCAAATAAAACCATAGTAGATATAATCACTCAAAGATTACAACTAGATCCCAATAAAACGCCAAATAATATCATTACTAAATATGGAAATTTAAGTGGCGCTTCAATACCTGCTACAATTTGTGATTGGCTAAATACAGCCCAAAAACCTTTAGAAAAATCACTTAAAATTGCTCTTGGTAGTTTTGGCGCTGGACTTAGTTGGGCAAATGCTATATTAGAACTTGATAAAAATTTTTGGTGCAAAAAGACTCAAATTTATAAACAAGGAGAAACTTTACAATGACTAAAAGACAATTTTTAGAGAAATTAGAAGAACTATTACAAATTGATTACTCATTAGAGGAGAATATGATTTTGGAAAAAATTCAAGAATACGATAGTTTGGCGTTATTATCTATAGTTACTCTATTTGATACAGAATTTAATATTTTTATTCAAGGTAAAACTTTAAAAGAGTGTAAAACAGTAAAAGATATTATAGAATTAATACCAATAGAAAAACTAGATTTTCAATGATTTTCAAAGAAAATATATTTTATGGCAATAGTTTTATTGTCACTGGTGCTAGTAGTGGTATAGGAGCTCACGCAGCTTTAATACTTAATAAACTCGGCGCTAAAATTATAGCCATAGGTCGGGATGAAAACAAACTCTTAATCCAGAAAGAGCAAGCTAAAAATCCCGATAACTTTATTACAATTTCAAAAGATCTATCAAATTTTGAAAATCTAGATAAATGGACTTTGGAACTCTCTAAAAAACATGGAGGGGTTAATGGAGCTGTTCTAGCCGCAGGATTTTCCACAACAATAGGTATTAACTCGCCAAATTATATTAAAATAGCTGAAAAAATATTTGCATTAAACTATTTTTCTAATCTACAAATTCTTAAAGCTTTAACTGATAAAAGAATTCACAAAAATAAAAATTCTAGTTTTGTTTGGATTAGTTCTGCTGCTAGCATTAAACCAAATAAAGGTTTAAGTTTATACGGTGCTAGTAAAGCTTCAGCAAATACAACTGTTAAAGCATTGACACTAGAAATATCTCCTCAACATCGGATAAACTCGATACTGTTAGGTTTAATTGATACTCCTATGATATATCAAACAATGGATGAAAATGCAATACAAAAAAATCTACAGAAATCATTACTAGGTATAGGAAAAACAGAATATGTAACTAATTTAATTTGTTTTTTGCTCAGCGATGCATCTAAATGGATGACAGGACAAAGTATTATTTTGGATGGCGGAGCCACTTTAACATAAGTATATGAAAAATCTTTGCATTATCCCTGCTCGTGGTGGCTCTAAACGTATTCCTAGAAAAAATATCGTTGATTTTTTAGGAAAACCTTTAATTACTTATAGTATAGAAAGTGCTTTAAATTCAGATATTTTTGATGATGTGATTATCTCAAGTGATGATGATGAAATCATCAAAGTAGCTTTAAAATATGGTGCAAAAGTTCCTTTTGTACGTAAAAAAGAACTAAGTGATGATTATACAAGCTCAACTACCGTAATACAAGATGCCATCATCAATCTAGAAGAACAAGGCATAAGCTTTGAAAACGTGTGCTGTCTGTATGCTACTGCACCACTTATAGATAAGTTTATCTTACGACAAGCTTTTGAGCAATTTAGTCAAGATGAGTGCAAATTTTTATTTTCAGCTTGTGAGTTTGACTACCCTATACAAAGAAGTTTTTACCTTGATGAGCAAAATAAAGTTTATATGTTTGATGAATCAAATTATAACAAACGCTCACAAGATCTTACCAAAGCCTATCATGATGGCGGTGCATTTTATTTTGGTAAAAAAGAGGCGTGGTTAGAAGAAAGTTTTATGTTTAAATCACACTCTAAGGCGTTTTTATTACCTAGAAATAAAATTTGCGATATCGATACTTTTGAAGACTTGGAATTTGCTAAAACACTATATCAATTTCACAAAGGCAATAAATGTTTATAAATAAAATCAAAGGTTTTAAATACCCTGATATGGAACTTGTAAGATGGTTTTTTAAAAACAAACTTGATACTTTAGAAAATGCTAAAGTTTTAGAATTTGCCTCTCATAATGGCAATAATCTTTCTTTATTTGCAAATTATGATTATGAGTGTATTGGAGTAGAGCTTAGTAAGCAAAATCATGAAAACGCTATTTATAATTTTAAAGAAATCATGCATTATCAGAAAGCAAGTTTTTTTAATGAAAATATGCTTGATTTTGCTAAAAATCATCAAAATATAAATGCAGATGTATTTTTAATTCCCAATGTAATCAATTACATTTCTAAAGAAGATTTTAAAAATTTATTATTAAATTCTAAAAATAATAATTTATATAGCGGAAAAGAATATGCTCACTTTTTCTTACGAGCAAGAAGTACAAAAGATCATCGTTATGGACTTGGAAACAAGCTTTCAAATGGTAGTTTTATACTTACAAATGATGATTTTAGTGGAGAAAAAAATTGCCTTTGTACAGCATATCAAGAACATGAGCTTGTAGAAATTTTAAAAGAAAATTTAAATTTATATGATTTTGAGGTTATCACAAGTGAAAATATTAATATAAAAAATAAAGTTTATATCAAAGATAGCGATATAATAATCTATGGAAAAATTACTAAGGAGTAAAAATGTATTTAAGAGATTTAAAAGGTTTAAAATTTCCAGATTTTGCAGTGATTAAATTCTTTTTTAAACAAGGATTACATCAAAAAAACAATCAAAAAGTTTTAGAATTTGCTTGCTCTAATGGCAATAATCTTTCTTTATTTGCAAATTATGATTATGAGTGTATTGGAGTTGATTTAAACCAAGAAAATATCAACAATGCAAATTATAATTTCAAGGAAGTAATTCAATGCAAAGCCTATCAGTTTTTTCATGATAATATCTTGGAATTTCCTTTAAAAAACCCAAATATTAATGCAGATATTTTTATGATTCCTAACGTAATTAACTATCTTTTGAAAGAAGATTTTTTAAAATTATTAAAAATTTCTAAAGAAAACTCCATGTATAAAGAAAATGCATTGTTTTTCTTAAGAACAAGAAATATAAAAGATTATAGATATGGTTATGGAGAAAAAATAGCTCATAATTGCTTTAAAATCACAGATGATAATACCACAGGAGAACTTGGATGTATAAATACTCTTTACCAAGAATACGAACTTGTCGAAATTTTAAAAGAGTATTTAAATTTATACGATTTTAAAGTTCTAACTTATGAAAACACCAATATCATGGGAGAAGATGAAAGATTGGTTAATGATAGCGATATTGTAATTTATGGAAAAATTAAATGAAAATAGCCATTATGCAGCCAACCTTTAATCCTTGGCTGGGCTACATATATATGATACAAAGTGTTGACACTTTTGTTTTTTTAGATAATGTTCAATTTGAACGCAGATCATGGCAAAACAGAAATAAAATTAAACTACAAGATAAAACTTTTTTACTAGGACTAAACCTACAAAAAGCTTCACAAAAAACATCACTTCAAGATATATTATTTGAAAAAGATAACAAATGGAAAATTAAATTTTTAAAAACAATCTACCATGCATATTCTAAAAGTATCAACTTTGATAAATACTATAACATCCTTGAAAAAACTTTATTTCAACATACACATTTGGTGCAATTTAATATGGAATTAATCAGAATTTACTGTGAACATTTAAACGTCAAAACACCTATTTTGCAAAGCTCTTCTTTAAATTTAAAAAATAAAAAGAAAGAAAAACTGCTACTTGAAATTTGCCAAATACTAAAAGCTGATTATTATCTTTCCCCAGAAGGGTCAAAAAATTATCTTGAAAAAGACACAGCAAAAGAAATTTTTAAAAACGCAAATATAAAAATTGAATATTTTGATTTTATCCATCCAACCTATACGCAATTAGGCACAAATTTTATAGCTTATTTGGGAATTTTAGATTTTTTATTTAACGAAAAAGAGCCTTATACCAAATTTCAAGAATGTGTCAAAATAAACGAGTGTAATAATGAAAGTTCTTTTTAGAAGCGATAGCTCTAGCACTATAGGACATGGACACATTAAAAGAGATCTTTTATTAGCTAAACAATACAAAGATGTATCTTTTGCTTGTTTAGCTTTAGAAGGCTCCTTAATAGACGAAATTCCTTATCCTGTTTATGAGCTAACAAGTGCTAGTATATATGAGCTCATCAATCTTATCAAAAAAGAAAATTTTGATCTTTTAATCATCGATCATTATGAGATCACTGCTAATGATGAAAAACTCATTAAACTGGAGACAGGAATCAAAATTCTAAGTTTTGATGATGAGATAAAAGAACATTTTTGCGACATATTGTTAAATGTCAATGCTTACGCCAAAGAAAGTGATTATGAAAATTTAGTGCCAGAGTATTGTGAGTTAAGATGTGGCTTTTCCTATGCTCTAATACGCAATGAATTTTATGAAGAAAGTAAAATAAAAAGAGAAAAAATTTATGATTATTTTATCTGTATAGGGGGAGTGATCCAAAAAATATTTCTTTTGATATAACAAATAAACTAAATAAAAATAAAACTATCATCATAGCTACCACAAAAGCAAATTCTCATCTAAATTCACTTCAAAAATTAAACCAAAAAAACCCTAATATACAAATTCTCATTGATTATCCTAACCTTGCTAGATTGATGAATGAAAGTAAAAAACTCATCATTAGTGCAAGCTCATTAGTCAATGAAGCTTTGATTTTAAAAGCCAATTTTAAAGCTATAGCTTATGCTAAAAATCAAGAAAAACTTGCAACATGGCTTGCTAAAAAAGGCTATGAAGTGGAGAATTTTATATGATCATTTTAAAAGATTTTATCCACTTAAACCAAGAAGAAATCAAGCTCGTTTTAAAATGGCGAAATAATGAAAGCATTGCTAAATTTATGAAAACACAAAATATCACTTTAAAAGAACATTTAAGCTTTTTATCTAGTTTAAAAACAAACACAACTAAAAAATATTTTTTAGTTTATGATGATAAAATAATCATAGGTGTGATTAATTTTATCAATATAACTAACAATTCATGTGAATTTGGGCTTTATGGCATAAAAAAAGGTGTAGGCAATCTTTTAATGCAAAAAATTAAAAGCTATGCTTTTAGTGTTTTAAAAATTCAAACTTTAAACGCCTGTGTTTTTAAAGAAAATACAAAAGCTTTAAATTTATATTTAAAACATGGTTTTGAAATTATTAAAGAAGATAATAATTTTTATTTTATAAATTTAAATAATCCTCACAAGGATATCGTTTTTTAAAAGCTCATTTTTAATATCATTTGGAGTATATTGACTAAAATGAAATATAAAAGCACCTGCTAATGCATTTGCACCAAGTTGTATGGCTTTTACTCCATCTTGAGGCTTGGAAAGTCCTCCATTAATAATAAGTGGAATTTTTAATTTGCCTTTGAAATACTCTAGCAATTCCCAATCATATCCTAAAGAACTTCCTTCTTTATCAATACTTGTTAAAAGTATTTCCCCTGCTCCTAAAGATTCGTATTTTAACGCAAGTTCCAGTGGATCAATATCCAAAATTTCATTATTGAAAACTTTAAATTTATTTTTGTCTTTTTTTACATCAATCGAGCATACTACGCAAGAACTTCCAAAAGTATTTGCTACTTTTTTGACAAAATCTGGATCTTGTAAAGCCATAGAATTAATGCTAATTTTATCTGCACCTATATCTAACACTTTTCTAATATCTTCTAAAGTTCTAATCCCACCTCCAATAGTTAAAGGCATAAAACACTCATTAGCTATATCTTCCAAGCTTTCAAAATCTATCTTACCATTTTTATTTATATCCAAAACTATAAGTTCATCAACATTTCTAGCATTATATATCCTAGCTGTACTTACCACATGCCCTATAGTTCTAAAAGAAGAAAAATTGATACT
This genomic stretch from Campylobacter lari subsp. concheus harbors:
- a CDS encoding AAC(3) family N-acetyltransferase, which produces MQALFKHNDKIFYKHDLIQALKKLGIKKGDIICIHSEIYNLGIPLADNKILLQQILESFEEVVGSDGTIIMPTFTYSFCNKEIYDKVNSITKIGILNEFFRKQKDVKRTNDPIFSFAIKGAKEELFLKDTESCFGVNSVYDILTKNAGKLIFFGNWELEGMTYFHYLEELAQVSYRYYKLFSGKIADENGMVKEWNINFYCRNTKKNSIASLKIVLNLLSCKNKINIIKYAGATISLMNIIDIYKECLKKLKDDETFFLEKK
- a CDS encoding 3-oxoacyl-[acyl-carrier-protein] synthase III C-terminal domain-containing protein, coding for MRINFKNAKISALVTIIPEIQINIDDELNTTYNGDKKKLDRIKNAMGLQYKHIVNNKTSVSDLSQYGVKLLCDEYELDKNTIDAIVVITQTPDFFIPATACYLHGKLELPQTTLAFDINQSCTGFVYGLYILFSMIENGGCKRILMICGDIGSQLDNKTNNKSTKIIGDGVSVSLLELSNHSCESFFELGVDGKNMEYLFVPYGAFKRPTKHMFNDTEWFNKQNKEIYMNGLEIFNFATQKEPEAFKSILNYANCTKNELDYIFFHQANKTIVDIITQRLQLDPNKTPNNIITKYGNLSGASIPATICDWLNTAQKPLEKSLKIALGSFGAGLSWANAILELDKNFWCKKTQIYKQGETLQ
- a CDS encoding acyl carrier protein, which codes for MTKRQFLEKLEELLQIDYSLEENMILEKIQEYDSLALLSIVTLFDTEFNIFIQGKTLKECKTVKDIIELIPIEKLDFQ
- a CDS encoding SDR family NAD(P)-dependent oxidoreductase, which produces MIFKENIFYGNSFIVTGASSGIGAHAALILNKLGAKIIAIGRDENKLLIQKEQAKNPDNFITISKDLSNFENLDKWTLELSKKHGGVNGAVLAAGFSTTIGINSPNYIKIAEKIFALNYFSNLQILKALTDKRIHKNKNSSFVWISSAASIKPNKGLSLYGASKASANTTVKALTLEISPQHRINSILLGLIDTPMIYQTMDENAIQKNLQKSLLGIGKTEYVTNLICFLLSDASKWMTGQSIILDGGATLT
- the pseF gene encoding pseudaminic acid cytidylyltransferase — encoded protein: MKNLCIIPARGGSKRIPRKNIVDFLGKPLITYSIESALNSDIFDDVIISSDDDEIIKVALKYGAKVPFVRKKELSDDYTSSTTVIQDAIINLEEQGISFENVCCLYATAPLIDKFILRQAFEQFSQDECKFLFSACEFDYPIQRSFYLDEQNKVYMFDESNYNKRSQDLTKAYHDGGAFYFGKKEAWLEESFMFKSHSKAFLLPRNKICDIDTFEDLEFAKTLYQFHKGNKCL
- a CDS encoding class I SAM-dependent methyltransferase, yielding MFINKIKGFKYPDMELVRWFFKNKLDTLENAKVLEFASHNGNNLSLFANYDYECIGVELSKQNHENAIYNFKEIMHYQKASFFNENMLDFAKNHQNINADVFLIPNVINYISKEDFKNLLLNSKNNNLYSGKEYAHFFLRARSTKDHRYGLGNKLSNGSFILTNDDFSGEKNCLCTAYQEHELVEILKENLNLYDFEVITSENINIKNKVYIKDSDIIIYGKITKE
- a CDS encoding class I SAM-dependent methyltransferase codes for the protein MYLRDLKGLKFPDFAVIKFFFKQGLHQKNNQKVLEFACSNGNNLSLFANYDYECIGVDLNQENINNANYNFKEVIQCKAYQFFHDNILEFPLKNPNINADIFMIPNVINYLLKEDFLKLLKISKENSMYKENALFFLRTRNIKDYRYGYGEKIAHNCFKITDDNTTGELGCINTLYQEYELVEILKEYLNLYDFKVLTYENTNIMGEDERLVNDSDIVIYGKIK
- a CDS encoding WbqC family protein, which encodes MKIAIMQPTFNPWLGYIYMIQSVDTFVFLDNVQFERRSWQNRNKIKLQDKTFLLGLNLQKASQKTSLQDILFEKDNKWKIKFLKTIYHAYSKSINFDKYYNILEKTLFQHTHLVQFNMELIRIYCEHLNVKTPILQSSSLNLKNKKKEKLLLEICQILKADYYLSPEGSKNYLEKDTAKEIFKNANIKIEYFDFIHPTYTQLGTNFIAYLGILDFLFNEKEPYTKFQECVKINECNNESSF